The Streptomyces puniciscabiei genomic interval CCGGGCCTCACCGACGGCGATGTGCTCCTTCTTGGTGTCCACGATCCAGACGGCGCTGGGCACCTTCTGCATCTCGCGGATACCGCCGAGGGTCTTCTCCAGCTTGGCCTTCTCGCGCGAGAGCACGAGAAGCTCCTTCTTGGTCAGACCGGACGCGGCGACGTCCTCGAAGTCGATCTGCTCGAGCTCCTTCAGGCGCTGCAGACGCTTGTAGACGGTCGAGAAGTTGGTGAGCATGCCGCCCAGCCAGCGCTGGTTGACGTAGGGCATGCCGACGCGGGTGGCCTGCTCGGCGATGGCCTCCTGCGCCTGCTTCTTGGTGCCGACGAACATGACCGTGCCGCCGTGGGCGACGGTCTCCTTGACGAACTCGTAGGCGCGGTCGATGTACGACAGCGACTGGAGCAGGTCGATGATGTAGATGCCGTTGCGCTCGGTGAAGATGAAGCGCTTCATCTTCGGGTTCCAGCGACGGGTCTGGTGACCGAAGTGGACGCCGCTCTCCAGCAGCTCCCGCATCGTGACGACGGCCATGGCCGTATCTCCTTGAGTTTCTCGGTTGTGCCGCGGATGCCGGACGGCTCCCGCGCCTGACGCCCGCGACGCGCCTTGCCACAAGGGACCGAGAGGCGCTGACACCGACCGCTTGACGGCCTGGTGTCGGGGCGTGCGAAGTCGACCCGGTGACCCGGATCGCCAGAAGAAGTGTACGGGACCGCCGGGGCACCGGGTGACGCCGCTGTCCACAACCGGTGGGTTGTGCACAGCCTCCGGCGGTGATCGGCGGGGGTGCGGGACGGTGGTCGTATGCGAGCACCCCTGCGATATGTCCTGCTGTCGACGGTTCTGTTCCTCGGCCTGGCCCTGGCCGCACTGCTCCCCTGCCGGTCCTGGGCGGACGCCCCGTCTCCGGCTCCCGCGCCGCCCCCTCCGGCCCCGGTCCCGGCCATCGCGCGCACCTGGCCGGTGGGCGTCCGTCCCCTGGTGTTACGCGGCTGGGAGCCACCGGCCACGGTGTACGGCCCCGGTCACCGGGGCGTGGACCTGGCAGCACCGGCCGGTTCCGGGGTACGGGCGGTCGCCCCGGGCCGGGTGTCCTTCGCGGGCCGGGTGGCGGGGCGCGGGGTCGTCTCGGTCGACCTCACGGGAACGGATCTTCGTACGACGTACGAGCCGGTGACCGCGTTGGTCCACAAGGGGGACGAGGTGGCCGCGGGAGAGGCGGTGGGCACGGTGGAACCGGCGCCCGCCTCCCACTGCCCCACGACATGCGTCCACTGGGGTTTGCTCCGGGGCAGGACCTACCTCGACCCCTTGTCCCTGCTGCCGCCCTGGCTCCTGCACAGGGGGCCACCGCGGCTACTGCCGGTGCTGGGGGTACCGCTGCCGTCGTAGCCGGGCAGCCGGGCCGCTGGGCGGCACGGGTGGGCGCAGCGGCACCCTTCCGGCGCCGGCAGGCGACCCACCCGCCCAGCGGCAGCGGGCGTCAGCCCTTCACACCCCGCAGCGCCATGGCCACCGCCGCGTCCGTCACGACCGCGGGGTCCTCCGCCGCACCGAGCTCGATACGGCGGACCGCCGCATCCACGACCCCCTGCAGCAACATCGCCGCCAGCCGAGGCTGCGCATGCCCCATCTCCCCGAGCGCCTCCGCGATCATCGCGACGAGTCCGCCGTGCGCCGCCCGGATCTTCTCCCGCGCCCCGGCGTCCAGTTCACTCGCGGAGATGGCGACGACCGCGCGATGCCGCCGGTCGCCGACCAGCGCCAGCTGCTGCCGCACATACGCCTCGACCTTGCCCTCGGCGGTCCCGGCCCGCTCCATCGCGGCCGCCACCTCCGCCGCCCACAGCGGGAAGTCGACCTCGCACAGCTCCTCGACCACCGCGGCCCGCGACCGGAAGTACTCGTACACGGACGACCGCGCCAGCCCGGTCCGCTCGGCCAGCGCGGGAAACGTCAGCGCTTCCGTCCCGCCCTCGGACAGCAACGACCGAGCCGCGTCCAGCAGGGCGGCTCGCTGCATCGACCGGTGCTCGGCCACGGAGGCCGCTCGAATCCTTGGCACGTCAACCACTTTACGGACGCCCCCACCCGAAGGGGAGCCGCTTGCCCCCATGGCGCCGGCCGCACCACCCGAACCACCGATCCGGGTGCCCGGACCCGGGCGGTCACCGTCCGAAGCTCGCCAGCTTGGCCCGCAGCTGCAGCACCGACTTGGTGTGGATCTGGCTGACCCGGCTCTCGGTGACGCCGAGGACGTTGCCGATCTCGGCGAGGGTGAGCCCCTCGTAGTAGTACAGGGTGACCACGGTCTTCTCCCGCTCGGGCAGCGTGTTGATCGCCCGCGCCAGGAAGCGGCGCAGCTCCCGGTCCTCGGCGATCTCCACGGGGTTGTCCGCGGCGGTGTCCTCCAGCGTGTCCATGAGGCTGAGCCGGTCCCCGCCCTCGCTGCCGACGTGCAGCAGCTCCTCCAGGGCGACCACGTTGGCCAGCGACAACTGGCTGAACACGGCGTGCAGTTCGTCGACCTCCATGCCCAGTTCGGCGGCAACCTCGCCCTCGCTCGGGGTGCGCCGCAGCCGCGCCTCCAGGGTGGCGTACGCCCGCTCCACGTTGCGCGCCTTCTGCCGCACGGACCGCGGGATCCAGTCCAGCGCCCGCAGCTCGTCGA includes:
- the rpsB gene encoding 30S ribosomal protein S2, which translates into the protein MAVVTMRELLESGVHFGHQTRRWNPKMKRFIFTERNGIYIIDLLQSLSYIDRAYEFVKETVAHGGTVMFVGTKKQAQEAIAEQATRVGMPYVNQRWLGGMLTNFSTVYKRLQRLKELEQIDFEDVAASGLTKKELLVLSREKAKLEKTLGGIREMQKVPSAVWIVDTKKEHIAVGEARKLNIPVVAILDTNCDPDEVDYKIPGNDDAIRSVTLLTRVIADAVAEGLIARSGVATGEKGEKAAGEPLAEWERDLLEGEKKEEAPAAEATEAAPAAEAAPAEEKAAEGEQA
- a CDS encoding M23 family metallopeptidase; translation: MRAPLRYVLLSTVLFLGLALAALLPCRSWADAPSPAPAPPPPAPVPAIARTWPVGVRPLVLRGWEPPATVYGPGHRGVDLAAPAGSGVRAVAPGRVSFAGRVAGRGVVSVDLTGTDLRTTYEPVTALVHKGDEVAAGEAVGTVEPAPASHCPTTCVHWGLLRGRTYLDPLSLLPPWLLHRGPPRLLPVLGVPLPS
- a CDS encoding TetR/AcrR family transcriptional regulator; its protein translation is MAEHRSMQRAALLDAARSLLSEGGTEALTFPALAERTGLARSSVYEYFRSRAAVVEELCEVDFPLWAAEVAAAMERAGTAEGKVEAYVRQQLALVGDRRHRAVVAISASELDAGAREKIRAAHGGLVAMIAEALGEMGHAQPRLAAMLLQGVVDAAVRRIELGAAEDPAVVTDAAVAMALRGVKG
- the whiG gene encoding RNA polymerase sigma factor WhiG encodes the protein MPQHTSGSDRAAIPPAARDGGSERPPAPSTLDELWRSYKATGDDRLREQLILHYSPLVKYVAGRVSVGLPPNVEQADFVSSGVFGLIDAIEKFDIDREIKFETYAITRIRGAMIDELRALDWIPRSVRQKARNVERAYATLEARLRRTPSEGEVAAELGMEVDELHAVFSQLSLANVVALEELLHVGSEGGDRLSLMDTLEDTAADNPVEIAEDRELRRFLARAINTLPEREKTVVTLYYYEGLTLAEIGNVLGVTESRVSQIHTKSVLQLRAKLASFGR